One Longimicrobium sp. DNA segment encodes these proteins:
- a CDS encoding NAD(P)H-binding protein, which yields MIAVSGATGHLGNLVVQNLLERGVEPAHIVALVRSPEKASDLAARGVQVRHADYSRPETLGPALQGVEKLLLVSSSEVGQRAVQHANVVEAARAAGVKLLAYTSILHADATAMQLAAEHRASEEGIRASGIPFVFLRNGWYLENYTGNLGPALEHGALLGSAGDGRVSAATRADFAGAAAAVLAGEGHENRIYELGGDEAFTLAELAAIV from the coding sequence ATGATCGCCGTATCTGGAGCCACCGGACACCTGGGCAACCTCGTGGTTCAGAACCTGTTGGAGCGTGGCGTGGAGCCCGCCCACATCGTCGCACTCGTGCGAAGCCCCGAGAAGGCGAGCGATCTCGCCGCTCGCGGGGTGCAGGTGCGCCACGCGGACTACTCGCGGCCGGAAACGCTGGGTCCGGCGCTGCAGGGCGTGGAGAAGCTGCTCCTGGTTTCTTCCAGCGAGGTGGGCCAGCGCGCCGTGCAGCACGCCAACGTGGTGGAGGCGGCGCGTGCGGCGGGGGTGAAGCTGCTGGCCTATACCAGCATCCTGCATGCGGACGCCACCGCCATGCAGCTGGCGGCCGAGCATCGTGCCAGCGAGGAGGGCATCCGCGCCTCCGGCATCCCATTCGTCTTCCTGCGCAACGGCTGGTACCTGGAAAACTACACGGGGAACCTCGGGCCCGCGCTGGAGCACGGCGCGCTCCTGGGCAGCGCCGGGGACGGGCGCGTGAGCGCGGCGACGCGCGCGGACTTCGCCGGCGCCGCCGCCGCGGTGCTGGCCGGCGAGGGTCACGAGAACCGCATCTACGAACTGGGCGGCGACGAGGCATTCACCCTCGCCGAGCTGGCGGCAATCGT